Part of the Rhinoderma darwinii isolate aRhiDar2 chromosome 2, aRhiDar2.hap1, whole genome shotgun sequence genome, gGATAAACTCAGCCCCAGTCATGtgcttaagggggggggggggggttactggCTCCGACAACCCGGTCACATAATGCAGGTTTACTCCAAGAAACCATATATTTTAGAAAACAAAGTCACGCTCTTTGcaataaaaatttactggacgcaAGGGGGTCCGGAGTGGTGGTGGAGTGTGTTACCATAGGCCAAACATGCCCTTAGAGGGCACTTATAAAACAGTTCCAAAAGTCAGTGTGATCTGTTGTCGCCAGTCAAATGTATAGATTTCCTGTTGGCCACATatggaacatgctgacaatttttAAGTAAGGGGAAAATGTGCCAAGACGCCCTTCAGAACCAATATTAATCTCTGTAGACATACATCAAGTCTATAGCCAGCATAGGAGCACGTGTCCTGCAACGTCCAAGCAGGAGCAAGTAAAAGGGAAACTTCTACCATCCAGGTCCTGAGAAGTCATAGATGGGGTCCACTGGGGCAGGTACAGACCCATTAAATGCCATTCACTTGCTGACTGTGCTCCTTAATCCACTTCTTCATATAGGCCACCTCCAATGCCCGAGCCTCAATCACAGACCTTGGGTCATCAGCGTTATTGGAGCGCAGGTCCAGGTGATGAGCCCCGTCCGTGATGAGGATGGCGATTAGAGAGTCGCTGAGGCTCTCCTTCACGCCACCAGCTGACCATGGATCCAGATCACCATTGCTGTAAGAGAAAAGAGTGAACCCCTATTAAAATAGATATTATGATTAATAAACATTGAAGACTAAGAAAATAATTAAAGGAACATGCCCTCTCATTTTGAGCTGGGTTACTACAAAACTTTTGTAATTACATTTGCTATCCTCAAGGGGGCGCTAGTTGAATGTAATTTAGAAAAAACGCTGATCCTTAACTCTGTCTCATGAACAGGATCGTATCAACCAGGTGTCTGCTGAGGGGTCTCAAGTACCAACAAGGGCAATGAGGTTAAGATATGtaaatggggaggggggggggtattgtAAAAGGTTGTTGGGTGGGTGGTCCGGCTAAGAGTAGTCTTGTCATCAGAGGTCAGATTAGCTCAGGTCTACAGCCACCCCTGAATATTGGTTTTGTCCTCTTTTGGGACAGAGATGGACAACCACTGGCCTGGGAAAGCTGTGGTCACTGACCTCTAGGTCTAGGGCATGGTGAATCCCACGCTCTCTCTCACGTTGGGTGCTGCCTACTCACACTCATTTTGATTTACGGAAAATAGAGGTTTGACCTTCTAGACCCGCACTCTTCCCCACCGCACCTGAAGATGATGTTGCTAGCGGCACTGATGTTCTTCCCACCATACATGGATGTGATCCATTCCGGGCGAGGCCTAATGCCCCACTGTTTATAACACTCATCCGAAAAAGCCTCGAAATTCCAAGTCTGGGGCTCAAACATGTCAGTGACCCCATCAGAGCAGAACGGCATCACCATTTCTGTGCAAGcctagtgggggaaaaaaaaataaaaaaaaagtatcagtTACCatcaaatgaaaaaataaaaaagtaacaaatAATAGTTGTAATAaatagtaataaagtaaaaaaaaatatatataaaaaaaaagtagaaatataaaaaaaaagtaaaagtaaatatAAAGTAGAAATAAagtagaaatataaaaaagtaaaaatataaatattattaataattataaataataaataaatgaccaTTAGAGGATGTGCAGCCGCCTGTCCTATAGGCTCATGAGCAACACCTATTGTATATCATAGTACATAAGAAACCCCTTATTTGTAGCAGCATTGTGTATGCCCACTATGGCAGGGTGATCCTTCTATAGATCTCGTTTCTGCCTCACATTTGTTATATGAGGGTAAGATGATTGGAGTAGTAGTGATGAGGAATAGAATACATTTATAGCAAGATTCACCATCAAACTACAGGATTATCTGGACGATCAAGTCCTAATGGACTTCTGATtgagggaaagaaaaaaaaaaaaattaaataaaaaaaagtttcagggACTGTTTTATTATTGGCCTCATCCTTGGAATTCTGCCCCCCACTGATCAGAGATTTAGGTCTTATTGTAGGGATCggccatcaatattacagtccCAGAAAAACCCATTCAATTAAAACCGTGGTCTGTAGAAAAGAGAAGTCCTGTTTTGGGATTCTGAGGATCTAGAAAATCCTATAGTTTGATGGCATCATGTAGTAGAGGGGGATCTTGCTAGAAATTGATGGCGCATAATATAGAGGATATTAGTAGGCAATGCCGCCTTGTAATAAAATTAtgaaaagggttattcccatcttataaaagtCATGGCATAGCGCTAGGTTTCGCCATCACTTTATGACTGGTAGAAGCCGAACCTCTGGGACCGCCACCGATCCGGAGAATGAAGGAGCCCAGCGCTGATTAGCAATGCGTTCCCTTTGATATTTTTTGCCTGCACATCGGTACCCCGGACAGTCGAGCAGTGTTGTGTAGGGAAACTATTTTGCGAAGTCATCTATAAACACTGTGGCTCCTTCCTTGTCAGGATCCTAGCGATATCTCCGCACTGAAAATCAGAATAACCCTCTAATagggccaggttcccacgtagcgcaaatgctgcggaattgtgtgcggaaactgcgcagcatttacagtagcagcaaagtggatgagatttagaaaatctcatgtccgcgatgcgggaaaaaaaaaaagacgcagcgaaaccgtttaattgacctgcggtgcagaatttaattccgcaacatgtcaatttatgctgcgtttttgttgattttccgttgtgggTTTTACTCGCTGAATTCAGTggtgatgcaaaacccgcaacagaaagccaagtgttgcgactcttGCAGCGTATTCACAGCGATTACtccgcaaaaaaagaaataaaatatatcaATACTtagccagaacgccctccttcctgcagtccggcctcctgggatgacgtttcatcagacGTGACCgttacagccaatcacagtctgcagtggtcacatgggctgcagcatcatccaagGGGACTGGACTGCACAGGTGGGACGCGTCCCCATAGcaacaggttaaaaaaataaGTATGTATGAGCATTTTTTACCGCTGCTTCCCGAAATTCAGTCGgagaaaaacgcaccacaatgcgGTGCGGTTTTCagatggaatgtactgcgggttccaggtcagatgcGCTGCGTGGTATTATAGGAACATAAGCAGACATACTGGAGCATTTTATTAAGAcgagactacccctttaaatcaCAACATCCTTGTTGGTCTAGTTTATTGCAGAGATTAACACTATCACACCCAGCATCTGCTAATCCACCACATTCAGCCGCATGCGGGAGCAGCAGTTCTGGACTATCAGATGTCCTGAAAATTTATTGACATAGATTATAAAAAGGTCTTGACTCTTGGCCCCAGAGATTTTCCATAAAAGGTAGAGACGTGTTGTTAACCTGCATATCCGCGTTCACTTCACCCTCATGCAACCCTTTATTTGGAAACAATCAGCATGGAGATCGCTCTTCCTGGAATTCACAGACGTGTTCACCTGAGACGTGCGGGTTTCTGTGTCACTCATGTAAGTCCTATTCTAAACCCATCACTCTGAAGAGGAAGCTTTATATAGAGCAGCATTCCCCAAGCAgtggcaaaactacaactcccatcatgccccAACAGCCTGTCCAAGCTCCGATCATCATTTTCCTAATTAAAGGGGACGCGCTAAAAATTGGCCAATCGCCCTTAAgacaaattaaaatctacatttttggccactttaattttaatgggacagtAGGAAAAGGAATTTTGCTTTTAATGAACCTCCGCTGACTCCCCAATTTAAATGGCCTAGAGGATCTATAGATAAATCCCAAATTCTGTGtggattaatttcttaatttatCTTATTTGGTGCCGTTTTGGGCCTAGTTGCAAAACCACaccatgtgaacacaccctataaAAAGAAGATTACATATTGTGTCAATCTAGCAATTACCTGATAACTCCAGCCAAGGTCATCCAGGCTCCCGACAGCTGTCTGAGAGGTGTTGAGGCAGGGGGTGTTTCCAGTGtagttataataaacattaattgcctggaagaggttctgcagcagttctTTGTCATCCAGGTTTGGAtccctcaaatttttgcaaaCCTCCTACAAAATAAGACACAGTCTAGTGACCAAGGAAATCGTATTCAAGGTTATTTTACCTTACATGTTTCATGAAGTAATTAATTCCGGACCAGGATTACTTACTTTTGCTCGGGAAAATGTAGTCATGAATTGcagaaattgtaaatttttacttAAAATCAGCCTGTGGACCCCCAAAGCGAAACAATTACGCTAAAGGAATACTCCAGGTCATGCTGATACACTGTTATAACTAGTGAAGGTTCTGCAGGGGTGGTGCATGACAGAATTTAGAACGTAGAAAATGCCTGTGTTATGCTCCGCCCCCGCAGAACCTTCACTAGTTATAACTATCAGTTTGACCTGAAGGTTCTGCGGGGGCGGAGAATGACAGTGTTCTAaattccctgtgtcatgcaccaccccctcagactataccctgtggatatgcaataaatgtctgagatgggaaaaccccttttagaacTGTATGAAGAATTATTTTCCCCCCTTCTAGGTGTTCTCTCTGCTGTTGTCCAGGTTCTGTTATCACATTGCCCTTAGTTACCAATAAATCAGCGTTACCTTTATAGGCCAGGCTGGCAGAGGCTCCAGGAAGTTGGCTGGGTACGGATAGTCTACCATTGCCAGGTTCACCCAGGTCTCACTTAACCAGTTTTTAAACGCTGGTGCATCATCCTGGCATTTAAGAGGTGAGCACAAGTGAAAAGCGCCAGACAACCATCCAATGCCTTTATCTGATACACAGAAGGAAAATGGTTAAAATGTCAGACTGGTTGAAGTTAGATATGAGACATGACCTGAAAACATAAGGCGAACCCTGAAAATGTGCAATTTTACGGATGTGCCAAGCAAACCCCAGTATTATATTGCAGAGCTGCAATCCCAATTCTGTAAGATTTAGTGCCGATATCTCCAAGCATGCTGGTTCAGGGTCTGCACAGAGCTTCCTTCGCATTCTGGGAAGCATTGTGTTTCCACCCGGAACAGTACTGTCCTCTAATacagaagaaaaaacacaaaaaaaaaaaagaacaacactGCCTTATAGAAGCTCGGCTAAGCTGTTAAGGGAGttttaatacaggatgtaactcaggatctgtacaggataagtaatgtaatgtatgtacacagtgactccaccagcagaatagtgagtgcagctctggagtataatacaggatgtaactcaggatcagtacaggatatataatgtaatgtatatacacagtgactccaccagcagaatagtgagtacagctctggagtataatacaggatgtaactcaggatcagtacaggagaagtaatgtaatatatgtacacagtgactccaccagcagaatagtgagtgcagctctggagtataatacaggatgtaactcaggatcagtacaggataagtaatgtaatgtatgtacacagtgactccaccagcagaatagtgagtgcagctctggagtataatacaggatgtaactcaggatcagtacaggataagtaatgtatgtacacagtgactccaccagcagaatagtgagtgcagctctggagtataatacaggatgtaactcaggatcagtacaggagaagtaatgtaatgtatgtacactgtaaaatttaaaataaataatttctgtACATAAAGTTTAACTAGCGGGGCGTgcaggtttattattttttttattaattttttttaaaaggagttAATTATTGTTATGTCTATGGTCATTGTAATTCAGTACTTTACAATTCTTTATTATTAGTTTATAACAAGCATATGAGGATATTAAAAAAAGTCAATTAGTTAAAAAGCAGTTTGTTTCCTAATGCAATTTATTCTCCGatccgttagggtatgttcacgtgcctttatttcagccgtttttctggcccaaaaatcggaagcagaacgccgccaaacatctgcccattaatttcaatgggaaaaacagcgttctgttctgacaggctgtttttttatgcggccgttttgaaaaacatacgcgaaaaagtgcatgtcgcttcttgagccgtttgccatagactatagaaaaacagctccaaaaactgccgtaaaaaacgcgagtttgatttagAAACGGGTGAAAATCAGGGAGGtattttccctttaaaacagctccgtattttcagatgttttttagtaagcgtgtgatcaTACCCACAGTCACCATACAAATACTATTTTACCATTTCCATGCCCTTAAAGAACATTGCAAGCAAAACTCATACTGTGTTACACCTAGTGCGGAACCTGAGGGGGCAGAGCATTCAAATACCAATGAGGGAATCCCTGTGTCGTGCTCCGCCCCCTCGGGCCCCACACCAGGCATAACAGTATCAGTTTTGTCAGGAGTGTTTCTTTAAACAGGCAAACTTTTGCCAAACTTCTTGACACAGCAATTCCTAATCTAATGTTTTTATCGGAGCGGCTCACCGGTTTCAAACATGCGATTTATGGCCGACCAAGATTTGGAGATACTTTCGGCACATCCAGGGCCGCTTTTTTTAAAGTCATTTGTCACAATCTGATAATATAAATTACAGGGAACCAAATCTTCAAACTGCCAAATGGGGGCAGAAGCAGCAAGAGCCCtgaaagggagaaaaaaaaaagttatgatttgTTAAGAAATCCGGTTGGTCAGTAATGATCCCGGTATATCTTCTTTATTTCTCGGACAGTTCTCTTATCCTGAACACACCCAGAACAATGGAGCCTCAACATCCTCATCTTCAATGAGCAAAAACATCCACTTCCTTCCCGGCTGACCTATCTATTCTCTCGGACCGCACGAGGTTAATTCACGTTATGGGATAGATCACATAatgtaaagttctgcaactttctaatatacttgaatacaatctattgaaacgttctatgccagttttccggGCGTAGAAAAATTCAAAgtgctttcaaaaaaaaaaaaaagtaaataaaaaattccCTCCTCATGCATTTCATGCTTACACCTTGGCGGAGCAATTCACAtcccaacaaatttactatatTTCATGCCAGAGACTGGCGTAATTTATAAGGGAAATCAGTCATAGATTTCCCTTTGTCGCACGGACAGCAAAAGAAGTGTCAAATCTGCATTATCGTGTgtcaacattttcaagatctttgcttgctgtatGTGAACgggatctattttttttattttttacatctattGCCTGAAACTGTACAGACCTGCtacttttcacagctgagggtttgttacaattgtacccGGTCTAgaaaatcctctgtgagctatacACATCAGCTCCAGAAAGTGCCTATCCTGATAGGTTGGAGTCCAGActgatacatagttacatagttagtacggctgaaaaaagacacatgtccatcaagttcaaccaagggactggaaaagggaaggaaaaatttctacacataggagctaatatttttttgttctaggaaattatctaacccttttttaaagccatctactgtccctgctgtgacggctcctgcggtgactattccataaattcaccgttcttactgtaaagaagccttgtcgcctctgcagcttgaacctttttttctccagacggagggagtgcccccttgttttttgagggggttttacatggaacaggatttcaccatattttttgtatgtgccattcatatatttatataagttaatcatgtcccc contains:
- the PRCP gene encoding lysosomal Pro-X carboxypeptidase: MASPRLSGWGFLLWSCIVGSVVQSAPSYETLYFDQKIDHFGFYEDSTFKQRYLVSSTHWRRPGGPILFYTGNEGDITLFSNNTGFMWDIAEELGALLVFAEHRYYGESMPYGNLSYSDPKYLNYLTSEQALADFAILIRFLKDSSEDKDSPVIAIGGSYGGMLAAWLRMKYPHVVVGALAASAPIWQFEDLVPCNLYYQIVTNDFKKSGPGCAESISKSWSAINRMFETDKGIGWLSGAFHLCSPLKCQDDAPAFKNWLSETWVNLAMVDYPYPANFLEPLPAWPIKEVCKNLRDPNLDDKELLQNLFQAINVYYNYTGNTPCLNTSQTAVGSLDDLGWSYQACTEMVMPFCSDGVTDMFEPQTWNFEAFSDECYKQWGIRPRPEWITSMYGGKNISAASNIIFSNGDLDPWSAGGVKESLSDSLIAILITDGAHHLDLRSNNADDPRSVIEARALEVAYMKKWIKEHSQQVNGI